The DNA window AAAAGCAAAccaaaaatgaaacatattttaatacatgtgAACTCAGTGATTATTTGCAGCTTGCCTCACCTCTCTTGAGTTGTTGTTGCTCCTCCTGTAGCCTTTGCTCGGTCTCTTTCATGGACCTCTGTGCCTTCTGCAGTGAAAACTCCAGCTGAACTATATTTGCTTGATGTTTCTCCCTTTCTTGCTTGAACTCTTTCTGTGCTTGTTGCAGCTGAGACCTGAATTTTTCCcgctctgcttctgctgctgctaatcTATCTTTAAGAGGTTGTACTGTACCCCTCACATCTTGTAGATGTTTTGCCAGCCGGCGCATGTCCCTGAGCTGCTGGTTTTCCCACTGTGCAACATCACCCGCCGTCATATCTCCCACCTCCAGTGTGTCCTCCACAGCAGCCAAGAGTGGCTGAAGAGAGCAGGGCAGACCCTCACCCTGAAATAATTCCActaaaacatttcctgtttttctcagtATGGACTGCACTTGATGACAGGCATCGCAGGGAATGAGGGATGATTCGACTGTCTGGCAGCTTACACTGCGGTTGTCATCTCTAGGATAGCATGAGGTGTTGAGGGTAGGACTGGAGGGCACATGATTCTGTGGCAAATGCTTGAAGGAGCTGGTTGAAGACCAAGCAGCTaaactgtgtctgctgcagtcACTCCTTGAGCTTTGGAGGGGACCAGGAGACGCTGTCTCTGCTTCATCACTCTCAAATGTCTttggttttgtctgtttcaaACAGAAAGAATGCAAGAAAAATAATCATGTCGTCTATCAGTTTCCCTTTCATTGTTTTATCTTCACTGACATAACAGTATGCTTACGTTAGTGTTAACCAACTGGACTAAGTTACTCCAGTAGTTTCTGACTACGAGCCCCACTGACAGACATCCTTTCTGCTGGGGTTGTTCTCTCCTGCGGCTGCACCTCAGATGCTCAATATAGGAATTGAAGCTTTGTAGAAGAAGCAATAGTCTTGTTCAcggagaagaaaagacaaatcatTATTTTCCCTTTAGAAATATTGTATTAATGTGCTTTAAGGCTGGGTTATTTATTACCTGTCAATGACGAGCTCCAGTAACACGATGTGGGAATGCTGATTAAATGCATCCTCCCCATCCACAAAGTCATACTGCTCCAGCAGAGCTACCATGTCCAGATTACAGGAGAGTTTATCGGGGAACTTCCAGGAGGAAAAACGGACCGGACCGGTTCTAGAAAAGACGTCCAGAATGGCACCTTGAAGGTCAACCAGGTCTTTTCGGAGGCTTTCGATACAGTCCTGACGACCTAGCAACTGACTCATGGCTGACAAGCTAGCTTATGCTTCTTCTATATGTCACTGTTATGAGAGTGAGTCGGTATGATTTGTTGACATCTCATCTCCTCGGTAACCTGCAAAACGTACTGCAAATTCCATAATGCTTTGCGGCGTGTTTCCGGAAGTAATTCGCCGCCATTGGGTCAACGATACCGCGACGTAGTAAGTATTcaacaaacaaagcacaactAATTTGGGTGTTTAGCTGTTAAATGTCGTGTTGCTAACATAAATTATACTActaataactgtatttaaattacaCATACGCTTCTTGTTGGTTGGGTGTTTGCAGGCAACCTTCAGCtttacacaaagacacagccaTGCCGCCTGGGCCTGTTCAAATAGTTCAACCGGAGTCAACCAACAAGGTACGCTACTGCTACGAgttggctaatgttagcagTGTGGCTATCATATTCCTTCTGTTAGGAAACTAATGAACTACGTGTTTACActtttatgaaaaaaaatatatatatactgtgcaTGCCAGGTTAAGATGTGCTAACATTTACTGCAACAATCGTCTCATGGCGTAACATTATCTTTGAGAGCCACTCACCCACATAATCAGCTGCTCAGTAGTCCCCGTCACTTTAATACAACATGGTGTCTACTGGTTGCATAGGATaactttctttttaaacataagCTAGATGCAGTGGGCACTTATATAGCTGTTGAGCCTGTTTCTTATGTAAGTATTCTGTACTATAACCAGAGTGAAATTTGTCCACAGAATGacgcagcagcagaagaaaccCCAGCCACCAAACCCATTGTTGGTATCATTTATCCACCTCCTGAGGTCCGAAACATAGTTGACAAGACAGCCAGCTTCGTTGCCAGGTTTGTTACTTCACTTCTCacttatataatattttgtacAGCTGCAATCCTAactaaatgtatattatttagCTAATTTCTTGTTATTTTACAGGAATGGACCCGAGTTTGAAGCACGAATCCGTCAAAATGAGATCAACAATCcaaaatttaattttctcaaCCCCAATGACCCCTACCATGCCTACTATCGTCACAAGGTCAATGAATTTAAGGAAGGCAAAGCACAGGAGCCATCTGCAGCTGTGCCTAAGGTTATGCAGCAGCAGGCTATGCAGCAGTCTCAGCAACTTCCTCAAAAAGTAAGACATTGTATgatcttattttatttcttgtaaTTGTTTAATAttggctgtttttgtttaataaaaataatattctaTTTTTGCTAATAGGTGCAGTCACAAGTAATCCAGGAGACCATTGTCCCTAAAGAACCACCTCCTGAGTATGAGTTCATTGCAGATCCTCCATCAATCTCAGCATTTGATCTGGATGTTGTCAAGCTCACTGCCCAGTTTGTTGCTCGTAATGGGCGCCAGTTTCTCACTCAGCTGATGCAGAAAGAACAGAGGAACTACCAGTTTGATTTTCTGCGACCACAGCACAGCCTTTTCAACTACTTCACCAAACTGGTTGAACAGTACACTAAGGTGAGCTCATAGATTATGCCTCACTgatattattttcactttttgtttgcTGGGTGATGCTAAACtatattttctgcatttgtgttgtctttttagATCCTGATTCCTCCCAAAGGCCTGCTGACCAAGCTGAAGAAAGAAGCTGATAATCCAAAAGAGGTTATGGACCAGGTAATCCCTTCTAACTGTGACTGTTTCTCAGCTTAAAAATTTAATTGCCTGTCCCCCATTTTAATCAGCTGTCCTACTCCACAAACACCAGGTGAGATACCGTGTTGAGTGGGCAAAGTTCCAGGAGCgtgagaggaagaaggaggaggaggaaagagagaaagaacgTGTTGCATATGCCCAAATAGACTGGCATGACTTTGTAGTGGTTGAGACGGTGGATTTCCAGCCTAACGAACAAGGTGATAAAAGGACAACAATTTTTTGTAAACCAATAAATGTAGCTAGAATCATTTATCTTTACTGGAATTTCTTTTTGTCCAGGTCACTTCCCACCACCGACTACACCAGAGGAGCTTGGTGCTCGCATCCTGATTCAAGAGCGCTATGAGAAATATGGAGAGAGCGAAGAGGTGGAAATGGAGGTTGAGAGcgaggatgaagaggatgaacgAGAGGGTCGGGACCAAGGCCAGCCCTCACAGCCTGATCAAGACACACAAGTACAGGACATGGACGAGGTAAGAAATGAAGTGATTCACCACTGCTTGTGTACCACCTGCATCAGTTGGCGATTGCTATACTGATACTTTTATTCAAAGGAATATTATAGGTTTGtcctcattttctgtttaactACATATACAGCCTATGTTTGATAACAATATTCTTCCACTCCTGCTTTACTTAGGGAtctgatgatgaggatgatggcATGAAGGCTCCCCTTCCACCAGACCACCCTATGCCACCTCCTCTGCCTCCAACTCCAGACCAGGTTCTTATTCGCAAAGACTATGATCCTAAAGGTAAACCATGCCCccaaataatgtaatatttggGGTAATATTGCAAAACTAGCTAACATTGTATACAATGTGTGCTAATCTACTGCAAACTTTTCTTCCCAAGCTTCCAAGCCTCCGCCCTCAGTTGCAGCTCCGGATGAGTACCTCATCTCACCAATTACTGGTGAAAAGATCCCAGCCAGTAAGATGCAGGAGCACATGCGTATTGGTCTGCTGGATCCACGCTGGCTAGAGCAGAGAGACCGCATAATTAAAGAGAGGCAGATAGAAGATGAGGTCTATGCTCCTGGTTTGGATATTGAAAGCAGCTTGAAACAGCTGGCTGAAAGGCGTACCGATATCTTCGGTGTGGAAGAAACAGCCATTGGTAAGAAGATTGGTGAAGAAGAAATCCAAAAACCTGAGGAAAAGGTGAGAACTGTCAACAGCTCAAATTAcacagttaatccaaaatgaatggaaaataaGTCAGGAAAGTTTTGATCCTCAAAGGTTGTTGtaaaatttgtgttttcattcccATACAGGTTACTTGGGATGGCCACTCTGGAAGCATGGCTCGTACACAGCAGGCAGCACAGGCCAACATCACCCTGCAAGAGCAGATTGAAGCCATTCACAAGGCCAAAGGACTGGTGGGAGAGGATGATACGAAGGAGAAAATCGGCCCAAGCAAGCCAAGTGAAATTCACCACCAGCCTCCTATCCCCTCTTCTGCACCCAGTTTGCAGAAGCCCAGTCCTCCTGTCACAGCAGTGCCTCGCCCACCTTCCTCTGTGAGTTCAAATtatgtattgttattttaaaattgtctATACATCCTGTATGTAGTTCACAATCCACCAATGTGTTTGTTAAACAGGTGCCACCTCCAGTGCGTACCACTCTCCTGTCTGCTGTACCTGTAATTCCAAGACCTCCCGTGGCTCCAGTTGTGCGCCTTGCACCAGGACAAGTTATAGCGCCAATGCCCCCCATGATTCCTGCTCCCCGTATCAATGTGGTTCCAATGCCTCCATCAGCGCCCCATATCATGGCCCCAAGACCACCTCCAATGGTTGTTCCAGCTGGTAAGATAAAGGTTTCCATCACTgacattgaaaataaatatcatGAGCCTTCATCCACTTATTTTATACTGCTTAATTCATATAACCTACTACTTCTTCCAGCATTTGTCCCGGCTCCTCCTGTACCACAACCACCAAGTGCTGCTCCTGCACCACCatcccacccaccaccacctcatGAGGATGAGCCAGTGAGCAAGAAGATGAAGACGGAGGATAATCTTATTCCAGAGGAGGAGTTCCTTCGTAGAAATAAGGTTTGTTATTGCAGTGAAATGTCAGTGGTTTATATTCAGTAGTTAATGGCACTGTGAAGTTGGAGAGAAATGAAGTTGTTTATATTTCCCATTGTGATTATTTGAAACGAactattattgtttttcttctccaggGTCCTGTAGCAGTTAAAGTCCAGGTCCCCAACATGCAGGACAAGACCGAATGGAAGCTAAATGGCCAAGTGCTAAATTTCACTGTCCCACTTACAGACCAGGTGAGCAAGTGTTGCCTAATTGTTTCCATATTTTTATGGAGTGTGCACCTACTCCATTCTTATAACTATGCAAATGTCATATCTCTGCAGGTGTCTGTTATTAAAGTCAAAATCCATGAAGCTACAGGCATGCCAGCAGGAAAGCAGAAGTTACAATATGAGgtaaacttttcttttaaccttgTTGCAACATGTGATGTCTTATCTGCAATAATCTGGGGACTGAATAAAACAAGTGAACTGTTCTGTTCCTTCATAGGGTATTTTTATCAAGGACTCCAACTCCCTGGCTTATTACAACATGAGCAATGGTTCAATCATTCACTTGGCACTGAAGGAGAGAGGTGGAAGAAAGAAGTGAACCATGCagccagaagaaaaaaaaaaacatacttgtTGGTGTTTTGTCACTCATTTGTCATGtaattttagtttaattatcATTTTCAGAATTATGTTGcatttttcatacatttgtgtGAAGGGAGTACTGTTCTTAAATGTCAACTCTCACTAAGAATGCTATATGAATAAGATACTGGATGGCAGGCATGCCATCACACTGTTGGTTAAACCCTTGATTTGTACATGTTGATGTACTGTATTGTGTAACCTTTAAGAATATGTAGAGCCTCACAATGCTCACCCAtttaaataaaggaataaaaaataaaaatctgactTTGTTGCCTCACAATGGGGTGCTGACTGTTAATAAATAAGTAATTATAGTATAACACGACATGGATTAATGCAGTCCGCATGGTGTGATGCACAGACCAAATACAataccaagaaaaaaaaaaccccagaaTTATTGTTGTAGGCTACAgaatattgtgctttttttttttaaatcatactGCTTGAAAGGTACAATGGTGCTTTTCATTCAACCACTTATGCAATTACCAATACAGACAGAGCTGTCCTATAAGGTACCTGACCCACCAGAGTAACCTGGGGTCCAGTGCCTTGCTCACGGACACTTGTtgagctgggaattgaaccgCTGACCCCCTGGTTTGTTGGTGACCTGCTCCTAAACTGGTCATTGATTGGAGCTTTGCTCTGTGGTAGATGATTCAGGAGGATTACAATGCAGGAGACACCCAGACATTAAGTGTACTTCCTCAGACAGCCACTAGGGGAAGTGGTAACAGCAACACGCTAAAACCAGCCCAGGACAGTCGGTGCATAAACGCTCCAGCATACTCGGGATTACAGGGCAGCGAATCGCGGCACCGTTAGCTGACAAAATAATAGTTTAGTCTGTTTACGAGCTGACCAGCTATAGTTTTTCAACTATGGAAACCAAGACAATAATATAGCGCTGACGCGTTGGAAGTAGGTGGGGTGAATATAACGTTAGCAACACTTTGGGACTGGGCTGTGACGAGCGGTGGAGGCTAACTTCGCGTTAGCAACCCCACATTAGCTAGTTAATGTTGAGTGTGCTAAATAACTGAAGATAATCTAAGTTAGTTAACGAAAGCGTTGGATGTGGCCAGGCAGCTTTAGCGTAACGCTAGATAACATTTCAGGACATAAGAGAAAGTTGAGCTTGTTGAGAAATCATGGCGTCGATACTGTTTGACTCGACAACATATGCAGAGGAGCAGTTTTGACTTCGGGCTGTCAACAAGCTCGCTGACGTTAGCTATCCTGGCTAGCCAGCTAGCTTTCTTGCTATAATGGC is part of the Anabas testudineus chromosome 9, fAnaTes1.2, whole genome shotgun sequence genome and encodes:
- the LOC113151057 gene encoding coiled-coil domain-containing protein 157-like gives rise to the protein MSQLLGRQDCIESLRKDLVDLQGAILDVFSRTGPVRFSSWKFPDKLSCNLDMVALLEQYDFVDGEDAFNQHSHIVLLELVIDR
- the sf3a1 gene encoding splicing factor 3A subunit 1 — translated: MPPGPVQIVQPESTNKNDAAAEETPATKPIVGIIYPPPEVRNIVDKTASFVARNGPEFEARIRQNEINNPKFNFLNPNDPYHAYYRHKVNEFKEGKAQEPSAAVPKVMQQQAMQQSQQLPQKVQSQVIQETIVPKEPPPEYEFIADPPSISAFDLDVVKLTAQFVARNGRQFLTQLMQKEQRNYQFDFLRPQHSLFNYFTKLVEQYTKILIPPKGLLTKLKKEADNPKEVMDQVRYRVEWAKFQERERKKEEEEREKERVAYAQIDWHDFVVVETVDFQPNEQGHFPPPTTPEELGARILIQERYEKYGESEEVEMEVESEDEEDEREGRDQGQPSQPDQDTQVQDMDEGSDDEDDGMKAPLPPDHPMPPPLPPTPDQVLIRKDYDPKASKPPPSVAAPDEYLISPITGEKIPASKMQEHMRIGLLDPRWLEQRDRIIKERQIEDEVYAPGLDIESSLKQLAERRTDIFGVEETAIGKKIGEEEIQKPEEKVTWDGHSGSMARTQQAAQANITLQEQIEAIHKAKGLVGEDDTKEKIGPSKPSEIHHQPPIPSSAPSLQKPSPPVTAVPRPPSSVPPPVRTTLLSAVPVIPRPPVAPVVRLAPGQVIAPMPPMIPAPRINVVPMPPSAPHIMAPRPPPMVVPAAFVPAPPVPQPPSAAPAPPSHPPPPHEDEPVSKKMKTEDNLIPEEEFLRRNKGPVAVKVQVPNMQDKTEWKLNGQVLNFTVPLTDQVSVIKVKIHEATGMPAGKQKLQYEGIFIKDSNSLAYYNMSNGSIIHLALKERGGRKK